A genomic segment from Hypomesus transpacificus isolate Combined female chromosome 13, fHypTra1, whole genome shotgun sequence encodes:
- the LOC124476102 gene encoding BCL2/adenovirus E1B 19 kDa protein-interacting protein 3-like produces MSERSGEDNLQGSWVELHFNGSPAGDAATQPSNSQEAEKEDAPESTQGDELIAGSAETDERVPSSPLDGEPASGSILTLDRDNDSGSIQGGEQVPGLDQADTQAGTQAASQGLDLEKMLLEAQHESGRSSSRGSVPCDSPPRSQTPLHLRRGSEVPSSAEKNSSQSEEDYLDRRREVENLMKKNADWIWDWSSRPENLPPKEFLLKHPKRATPLSIRNTRVMKKGGIFSADFVKVFLPSLLLSHVLAIGLGVYIGRRLSPPSSSF; encoded by the exons GCTCCTGGGTGGAGCTGCACTTCAACGGCAGCCCTGCAGGGGACGCCGCAACACAACCATCCAACAGCcaggaggcagagaaggaggatgCTCCAGAGTCTACCCAGGGAGATGAGCTCATCGCCGGGTCTGCTGAAACAGATGAGAGGGTCCCTAGTTCGCCCCTGGATGGGGAGCCAGCATCTGGGTCTATCCTGACACTGGACAGGGACAACGATTCTGGGTCTAtccagggaggagagcaggttcCAGGGTTGGACCAGGCTGATACCCAGGCTGGTACCCAGGCTGCTAGCCAGGGTCTGGACCTGGAGAAGATGTTGCTGGAAGCCCAGCACGAGTCTGGCCGGAGCAGCTCCAGGGGCAGTGTGCCGTGTGACAG TCCACCAAGATCCCAGACTCCTTTGCACCTGCGTCGTGGCTCTGAGGTGCCTAGTTCTGCTGAGAAAAATAGCTCACAG TCTGAGGAAGACTACTTGGACCGAAGGCGTGAGGTGGAGAATCTGATGAAGAAGAACGCAGACTGGATCTGGGATTGGTCCAGCCGACCAGAGAATCTCCCACCCAA AGAGTTCCTGTTGAAGCATCCTAAACGTGCCACGCCCCTGAGCATCAGGAACACGCGTGTGATGAAGAAAGGAGGGATCTTCTCAGCAGACTTTGTCAAGGTCTTcctgccctccctgctcctgtctCACGTCCTCGCCATCGGCCTGGG GGTGTACATTGGCAGGCGactgtcccctccctccagctccttctga
- the ppp2r2d gene encoding LOW QUALITY PROTEIN: serine/threonine-protein phosphatase 2A 55 kDa regulatory subunit B delta isoform (The sequence of the model RefSeq protein was modified relative to this genomic sequence to represent the inferred CDS: deleted 3 bases in 3 codons; substituted 2 bases at 2 genomic stop codons): MAGVGGGNDFQWCFSQVKGAIDEDVAEADIISTVEFNYTGELLATGDKGGRVVIFQREQEVIKNRPHSRGEYNVYSTFQSHEPEFDYLKSLEIEEKINKIRWLPQQNAAHFLLSTNDKTIKLWKISERDKRAEGSNLKDEDGRMRDPFRITSLRVPVLMPMDLMVEASPRRIFANAHTYHINSISVNSDHETYLSADDLRINLWHLEITDRSFNIVDIKPANMEELTEVITAAEFHPQHCHTLAYSSSKGTIRLCDMRAAALCDNHSKFFEEPEDPSSRSFFSEIISSISDVKFSHSGRYMMTRDYLSVKVWDLNMENRPVETYQVHEYLRSKLCSLYENDCIFDKFECCWNGSDSAIMTGSYNNFFRMFDRHVPAATXPXEASRENSKPRAVLKPRKVCSGGKRKKDEISVDSLDFNRKILHTAWHPKENVIAVAATNNLYIFQDKIN, translated from the exons ATGGCAG GTGTCGGAGGAGGGAACGATTTCCAATGGTGCTTCTCCCAAGTCAAGGGAGCCATAGACGAGGATGTGGCCGAAG CGGACATCATCTCGACGGTGGAGTTCAACTACACGGGCGAGCTGCTGGCCACGGGGGATAAGGGGGGCCGTGTGGTGATCTTCCAGAGGGAGCAAGAGGTCA TAAAAAACCGTCCTCATTCACGAGGCGAGTACAACGTGTACAGCACCTTCCAGAGCCACGAGCCCGAGTTCGACTACCTGAAGAGCTTAGAGATCGAGGAGAAGATCAACAAGATCAGATGGCTCCCCCAACAGAACGCCGCCCACTTCCTGCTCTCCACCAACG ACAAAACCATCAAGCTGTGGAAGATCAGCGAGCGAGACAAGAGGGCCGAGGGCTCCAACCTGAAGGACGAGGACGGGAGGATGAGGGACCCTTTTAGGATTACCTCCTTacgg GTGCCTGTGCTCATGCCCATGGACCTGATGGTGGAAGCTAGCCCTCGGAGGATATTCgccaacgcacacacatatcacATCAACTCCATCTCAGTAAATAGTGACCACGAAACATACCTGTCGGCAGACGACCTCAGAATCAATCTATGGCATTTAGAAATCACAGATAGGAGTTTTA acatcGTGGACATCAAGCCAGCCAACATGGAGGAGCTGACGGAGGTGATCACGGCCGCAGAGTTCCACCCGCAGCACTGCCACACGCTGGCCTACAGCAGCAGCAAGGGCACCATCCGCCTCTGCGACATGAGGGCCGCCGCCCTCTGCGACAACCACAGCAAAT TCTTTGAGGAGCCCGAGGAC CCCAGCAGCAGGTCGTTCTTCTCTGAGATCATCTCGTCAATCTCCGATGTCAAGTTCAGCCACAGCGGGCGCTACATGATGACCCGGGACTACCTGTCAGTCAAGGTGTGGGAC CTCAACATGGAGAACCGGCCTGTCGAAACCTACCAG GTGCACGAGTACCTGCGCAGCAAGCTGTGCTCGCTGTACGAGAACGACTGCATCTTCGACAAGTTTGAATGCTGCTGGAACGGCTCCGACAG TGCCATCATGACGGGCTCGTACAACAACTTCTTCCGGATGTTCGACCGGCACGTCCCCGCCGCGACGTGACCCTGAGAGGCGTCGCGGGAGAACAGCAAGCCGCGCGCC GTGCTCAAGCCCCGCAAGGTGTGCAGCGGCGGCAAGCGGAAGAAGGACGAGATCAGCGTGGACAGCCTGGACTTCAACAGGAAGATCCTGCACACCGCCTGGCACCCCAAGGAGAACGTCATCGCCGTGGCAGCCACCAACAACCTCTACATATTCCAGGACAAGATCAACTAA